A portion of the Achromobacter sp. MFA1 R4 genome contains these proteins:
- a CDS encoding amino acid permease, translated as MMSIAGVIGAALFVGSGKQIALAGPAVILAYIGGGLLVILVMRMLGEMAVAHPDTGSFSTYADRAIGRWAGFTIGWLYWYFWALLMGWEAYVAGQILHNWFPFVPDWGYALIVTLSLIAVNLMNVRSYGEFEFWFALVKVCAIVIFLVIGSLAILHLWPWGQARGLSQLTAQGFMPNGVKSVVVALLGVMFAFIGAEIVTVAAAESANPAKEIIRTIRSVVGRICLFYVGSIFIVVCLVPYDDPMLTQPTHGSYNATLSLLGIPYAQVIVNFVVLTSVCSCFNSALYTASRMLYSLSRRGDAHRIMQTTGRRTGAPYVGVLVSSVFAFAAVWMMATATMDLYDVLMQATGTIALLVYLVIACSQLRMRYRLQAEGVELKFKMWLFPWLTYAVIVCIIAALATMIVEGTYRTEVAYTSALAGVIVVMGISAQRLGIGQRVVPGESKDKPPAGANLRESQV; from the coding sequence ATGATGTCCATCGCCGGGGTCATCGGCGCCGCGCTTTTCGTGGGCTCGGGAAAACAGATCGCGCTGGCCGGGCCAGCCGTGATCCTGGCCTACATCGGCGGCGGACTGCTGGTCATCCTGGTGATGCGCATGCTGGGCGAAATGGCCGTCGCCCACCCGGACACGGGCTCGTTCTCCACCTACGCCGACCGCGCCATCGGCCGCTGGGCCGGCTTTACCATCGGCTGGCTGTACTGGTACTTCTGGGCGCTGCTTATGGGCTGGGAGGCCTACGTGGCCGGCCAGATCCTGCACAACTGGTTCCCTTTCGTGCCTGACTGGGGCTATGCCCTGATCGTCACGCTGTCATTGATCGCCGTCAACCTCATGAACGTGCGCAGCTACGGCGAATTCGAGTTCTGGTTCGCCCTGGTCAAGGTCTGCGCCATCGTCATCTTCCTGGTCATCGGCAGCCTGGCGATCCTGCATCTCTGGCCATGGGGCCAGGCCCGCGGCTTGTCGCAATTAACTGCCCAGGGATTCATGCCCAATGGCGTAAAGTCCGTGGTCGTCGCGCTGCTGGGCGTCATGTTCGCCTTCATCGGCGCGGAAATCGTGACGGTCGCGGCGGCTGAATCCGCCAATCCCGCAAAGGAAATCATCCGGACGATCAGGTCGGTGGTGGGGCGCATCTGCCTTTTCTATGTCGGCTCGATCTTCATCGTGGTCTGCCTGGTTCCCTATGACGACCCCATGCTGACCCAGCCCACCCACGGAAGCTACAACGCCACCTTGAGCCTGCTTGGCATCCCGTATGCCCAGGTCATCGTCAATTTCGTGGTGCTGACGTCGGTCTGCAGCTGCTTCAACTCCGCGCTCTATACCGCGTCAAGAATGTTGTATTCGCTGTCGCGTCGCGGCGATGCCCATCGCATCATGCAGACCACCGGCCGCCGCACCGGCGCGCCCTACGTGGGCGTGCTGGTCTCCAGCGTGTTCGCGTTCGCGGCCGTCTGGATGATGGCGACCGCCACCATGGATCTTTACGACGTACTGATGCAGGCCACCGGCACGATCGCCCTGCTGGTCTATCTGGTCATCGCCTGTTCACAATTGCGCATGCGCTACCGCCTGCAGGCCGAGGGCGTGGAGCTGAAGTTCAAGATGTGGCTCTTTCCGTGGCTGACCTATGCGGTGATCGTCTGCATCATCGCGGCCTTGGCCACCATGATCGTGGAAGGCACGTACCGCACCGAAGTGGCCTACACGTCGGCCCTGGCGGGTGTGATCGTCGTCATGGGAATCTCCGCGCAGCGCCTGGGCATCGGTCAGCGCGTCGTCCCAGGCGAAAGCAAAGACAAGCCGCCGGCGGGCGCCAACCTGC